A region from the Methanofollis liminatans DSM 4140 genome encodes:
- a CDS encoding metal-dependent transcriptional regulator has protein sequence MRDRPDPDLLCGGRCNSDAIGGPLGHRRGRAMAPGRCCGRGPLSRKVEDYLEAILCVAREKGYARTSDVAKELSVSPSSVVEMFQKLGHMGLVTYRRYEGVTLTPEGRSIAEVIAFRHETLKGFLSLIGVSERVSEEDACFMEHELHNETIEQVRGLVEYLERSPSFKAEFEAFLKTREFKQGR, from the coding sequence ATGAGGGACCGTCCAGACCCCGATCTTTTATGCGGCGGGCGGTGCAACAGTGATGCGATCGGCGGGCCGTTGGGGCACCGCCGCGGGAGAGCGATGGCGCCGGGAAGATGCTGCGGCCGCGGGCCGCTGAGCAGGAAAGTGGAGGACTACCTGGAGGCGATCCTCTGCGTGGCGCGGGAGAAGGGGTATGCCCGGACCTCTGACGTCGCAAAGGAGCTCTCTGTATCCCCGTCCAGCGTCGTCGAGATGTTCCAGAAACTCGGCCATATGGGGCTGGTGACCTACCGGCGCTACGAGGGCGTGACCCTCACCCCCGAGGGCCGGTCGATCGCCGAGGTGATCGCCTTCAGGCACGAGACCCTGAAAGGTTTTCTCTCCCTGATCGGCGTCTCGGAACGGGTTTCAGAGGAGGACGCCTGTTTCATGGAGCACGAGCTCCACAACGAGACGATCGAGCAGGTCAGGGGGCTGGTCGAGTACCTGGAGCGCTCCCCCTCGTTCAAGGCCGAGTTCGAGGCTTTTTTAAAGACCAGGGAGTTCAAGCAGGGCCGCTGA
- a CDS encoding FeoB small GTPase domain-containing protein, protein MSLRDRLFSSSGSAVPDAGSGHEGVLLLIGNPNVGKSALFNRLTGGSATVSNYPGTTVDVTRGSLIADHQAREVIDVPGAYSLEPRDAAEEVAARIVGEYSGAVALVVLDATRIERGLYLLLQVLERRMKTAVAINMIDAARAKGVLVDTGALQHLLGLPVVTTAATTGEGIKDLVGILHKAQVADLDAVRDRIAGKTPPPRANLPGCAGCGRCG, encoded by the coding sequence ATGAGTCTGCGTGACCGTCTCTTCTCCTCCTCCGGCAGTGCGGTGCCGGACGCCGGGTCCGGCCACGAAGGGGTGCTTCTTCTCATCGGCAACCCGAACGTGGGAAAAAGCGCCCTCTTCAACCGGCTTACCGGGGGCAGCGCCACCGTCTCGAACTACCCCGGCACCACCGTCGACGTCACGCGCGGCAGCCTCATTGCGGACCACCAGGCCCGGGAAGTGATCGACGTTCCCGGCGCCTATTCCCTGGAGCCGCGCGACGCCGCCGAGGAGGTGGCGGCCCGCATCGTCGGGGAATATTCCGGTGCCGTTGCACTCGTCGTCCTCGACGCCACCCGGATCGAGCGGGGCCTCTACCTCCTCCTCCAGGTGCTCGAACGTCGCATGAAAACTGCCGTGGCGATCAACATGATCGACGCCGCCCGCGCGAAAGGTGTCCTGGTCGACACCGGGGCGCTCCAGCACCTGCTCGGCCTCCCGGTCGTCACCACCGCGGCGACGACCGGCGAGGGGATCAAGGACCTCGTCGGCATCCTTCATAAGGCGCAGGTCGCCGATCTCGATGCTGTCAGGGACCGCATTGCCGGTAAAACACCCCCACCCCGGGCAAACCTCCCGGGCTGCGCCGGGTGCGGGAGGTGCGGATGA
- a CDS encoding geranylgeranylglycerol-phosphate geranylgeranyltransferase, protein MYGYLTITRPVNSIIAGLAGVLGSLIATGTLVPEAAVLVGIVAFVTAAGNVVNDYCDAGIDAVNRPERPIPAGTVSMRGALIYAALLFAAGNLLALLTNPLCLAIALFNSALLVLYAVRLKATPFLGNLAVAYLSASIFLFGGAFAGMDGLLATLPVAGVTFLAMTAREVLKDAEDIEGDRAGGARTLPMIVGVDRSVGIAFAFALAAALLSMLPVFRWWGLPYLAAIGLLNAGVLYRSLAVRGCTTPACIRRSGVTATLKKGMFLSLLIFTAAALLS, encoded by the coding sequence ATGTACGGCTATCTCACCATCACCCGGCCGGTCAACAGCATCATCGCCGGGCTTGCCGGCGTGCTCGGCTCCCTCATCGCCACCGGCACCCTCGTCCCGGAGGCCGCCGTACTCGTCGGGATCGTCGCCTTTGTCACGGCGGCCGGCAACGTCGTCAACGACTACTGCGACGCCGGGATAGACGCCGTCAACCGGCCCGAGAGGCCGATCCCGGCGGGCACGGTCTCCATGCGTGGGGCGCTCATCTACGCGGCGCTGCTCTTTGCCGCCGGCAACCTCCTCGCCCTCCTCACAAACCCGCTCTGCCTTGCGATCGCCCTCTTCAACTCGGCGCTTCTTGTCCTCTACGCCGTCCGGCTGAAGGCGACGCCGTTTCTCGGCAACCTCGCCGTCGCCTACCTCTCGGCCTCGATCTTCCTCTTCGGCGGGGCCTTCGCCGGGATGGACGGCCTTCTTGCCACCCTGCCGGTGGCCGGCGTCACCTTCCTTGCGATGACGGCACGGGAGGTCCTCAAGGACGCCGAGGATATCGAAGGGGACCGCGCCGGCGGGGCGCGGACCCTGCCGATGATCGTCGGCGTGGACCGGAGCGTCGGCATCGCCTTCGCCTTCGCCCTCGCCGCCGCCCTTCTCTCCATGCTCCCGGTCTTCCGGTGGTGGGGCCTGCCCTATCTGGCGGCGATCGGCCTGCTCAATGCCGGGGTGCTCTACCGCTCCCTCGCGGTGCGGGGGTGCACGACGCCCGCCTGCATCCGCCGCTCCGGCGTCACCGCCACCCTGAAGAAGGGGATGTTCCTCTCCCTCCTGATCTTCACAGCCGCGGCGCTCCTTTCCTAA
- the mtnA gene encoding S-methyl-5-thioribose-1-phosphate isomerase, whose product MIPRTIERVDGAIRFIDQTLLPERLEIVECTDIERLAGAIRRLEVRGAPALGIAGAYGVALAAIQSEEQDLDAFLAEVSAAADYLRGTRPTAVNLGWGIDRVLAAVRGAGSIEAGREAAVAVADAVAEEDEETCRRIGAHGAALLPENARVLTHCNAGALACATWGTALGVIRSAVAAGKTVSVTACETRPLLQGARLTAWELAADGIPVRVITDATAAFLMRRGEIDCVVVGADRITDDAVFNKIGTYMHAVCARHHGIPFYVAAPLSTFDPGRSETDVTIEERGREEVAAFNGKQTVPDGVGCTNYAFDATPLDLVSGIITETGVLLPPYDSMPRPRHI is encoded by the coding sequence ATGATCCCGCGGACGATCGAGCGGGTGGATGGGGCGATCCGCTTCATCGACCAGACCCTCCTGCCCGAACGCCTTGAGATCGTGGAGTGCACCGATATCGAGCGGCTGGCAGGGGCGATCCGCCGCCTGGAAGTCAGGGGCGCTCCGGCCCTCGGGATCGCCGGGGCGTACGGCGTCGCCCTTGCGGCGATCCAGAGCGAAGAACAGGATCTCGACGCCTTTCTGGCAGAGGTCTCGGCGGCCGCGGACTACCTGCGGGGCACGCGCCCGACGGCGGTGAACCTGGGCTGGGGGATCGACCGGGTGCTCGCGGCGGTCAGAGGAGCCGGCTCTATCGAGGCCGGGAGGGAGGCGGCGGTCGCCGTCGCTGACGCCGTCGCAGAGGAGGACGAGGAGACCTGCCGCCGGATCGGGGCGCACGGCGCCGCCCTCCTCCCCGAGAACGCCCGGGTGCTCACCCACTGCAACGCCGGCGCCCTCGCCTGCGCCACCTGGGGGACGGCCCTCGGGGTGATCAGGTCGGCGGTCGCGGCCGGAAAGACGGTCTCGGTCACCGCCTGCGAGACCAGGCCCCTGCTGCAGGGCGCACGCCTCACCGCCTGGGAACTCGCCGCCGACGGTATTCCCGTGCGGGTGATCACCGACGCGACGGCGGCCTTCCTGATGCGGCGCGGCGAGATCGACTGCGTCGTCGTCGGCGCCGACCGGATCACCGACGACGCCGTCTTCAACAAGATCGGCACCTACATGCACGCCGTCTGCGCCCGGCACCACGGCATCCCCTTCTACGTGGCCGCCCCACTCTCGACCTTCGACCCGGGGCGATCCGAGACCGACGTGACGATCGAGGAGCGGGGCCGGGAGGAGGTCGCCGCCTTCAACGGGAAGCAGACCGTCCCGGACGGCGTCGGGTGCACGAACTATGCCTTCGACGCCACCCCGCTCGACCTCGTATCAGGGATCATTACGGAAACCGGGGTCCTCCTGCCGCCATACGACTCCATGCCCCGACCCCGGCATATATAA
- a CDS encoding FeoA family protein has protein sequence MKKAITDLEYGETGTIVEIRGFCQALNSLGIRTGKNVKMITRQPIKGPVVVIAGDVEVAMGCDLAAGVVVEIRGMSDESA, from the coding sequence ATGAAAAAAGCAATTACTGATCTTGAATACGGTGAAACCGGAACGATCGTTGAAATTCGTGGTTTTTGCCAGGCGCTGAACTCCCTTGGCATCAGAACCGGTAAAAACGTGAAAATGATCACGCGCCAGCCGATCAAAGGCCCGGTCGTCGTGATCGCAGGCGACGTCGAGGTGGCGATGGGCTGCGACCTTGCCGCAGGCGTCGTCGTCGAGATCCGGGGGATGAGCGATGAGTCTGCGTGA
- a CDS encoding DUF3160 domain-containing protein: protein MEWTVLVLGVAAVVLLTAGCTGGGEEPPENDSPLTAGGSAVSAYYRSLPLNLTPASPSYRLPLDPESVWNWGAVAAGLSLDRNATALLEQNGFVAIENPFNPRETDMVRPYTVLKERGIPVFVTADSVLHLYHIQFDETMRTIEEEQFYDDLWTLDAALFNASVETMAAADGQALEAARRNAAYFAVALALLAPSADGENTGFTPDDAARYLPPSSLPSAAVDELALIRGRAGVAESPIFTYAEDYSQYLPRGHYTRSMRLKNYFLAMMWHGRMTFLLTGGDEGSIVSAEEAAVQTAAAAQIAAALDADPSLMARWNRIYEVTAFYAGYSDDLGPRHYIEAMKKAPGGVNRTLTADETALLQAELRTRPPPAIYSGTGYRAVGNEKEGQKALDATIGFRFMGQRFVPDSYVFSGLVSPYTGAFTGTGAPFTLVQGERAIPTGLDLMSLLGSERAAALLDAGGDSRYLHYDEVYGRLEGEFAAVNESGWNRNLYWGWLYTLRPLLATFGDGYPAFMQTPAWQEKELTTALASWTELRHDTILYAKQSYTFGRAISVKPEEQAVPGYVEPVPEFYTRLHALTAMTREGLASLEALDPVSERRLQTLDVALDRLAAISVQELEGSPLTAADHAFIRGVGSLLDGTLTGVDDRAKTTAIVADVHTDPYHDLVLEEGVGYTGLVVAACPAPDGSVTLAAGPVFSYYEFTVPLSGRLTDEVWQGRLRQDPPARPWWTASQS from the coding sequence ATGGAGTGGACAGTGCTGGTCCTGGGTGTTGCCGCCGTGGTCCTGCTGACGGCCGGGTGTACCGGCGGCGGCGAAGAACCGCCTGAGAACGATTCCCCCCTCACGGCAGGCGGCAGCGCGGTGAGCGCGTATTACCGATCCCTTCCCCTCAACCTCACCCCGGCCTCGCCGTCCTATCGCCTCCCCCTCGACCCGGAGAGCGTCTGGAACTGGGGGGCGGTGGCCGCCGGCCTCTCCCTGGACCGGAATGCAACTGCTCTCCTCGAACAGAACGGGTTTGTGGCGATCGAGAACCCCTTCAACCCGCGGGAGACCGACATGGTCAGGCCGTACACCGTCCTGAAAGAGCGCGGCATCCCGGTCTTCGTCACCGCCGATTCGGTCCTTCACCTCTACCACATCCAGTTCGACGAGACGATGCGGACGATCGAGGAGGAGCAGTTCTACGACGATCTCTGGACCCTCGACGCCGCCCTCTTCAACGCCTCGGTCGAGACCATGGCCGCTGCCGATGGGCAGGCACTGGAGGCGGCCCGGCGAAACGCCGCCTACTTCGCCGTGGCCCTCGCCCTTCTGGCGCCGTCCGCGGACGGGGAGAATACGGGCTTTACCCCTGACGATGCGGCGCGCTATCTGCCTCCATCCTCCCTCCCGTCCGCCGCCGTCGACGAACTCGCCCTGATCCGGGGACGCGCCGGTGTGGCGGAGAGCCCGATCTTCACGTATGCCGAGGACTATTCGCAGTACCTCCCGCGAGGCCACTATACGCGATCAATGCGGCTGAAAAATTATTTCCTGGCGATGATGTGGCACGGGCGGATGACCTTCCTTCTCACCGGCGGTGACGAGGGCTCGATCGTCAGCGCAGAGGAGGCAGCGGTCCAGACGGCGGCCGCCGCCCAGATCGCCGCGGCGCTCGATGCCGACCCGTCACTGATGGCGCGCTGGAACCGGATCTACGAGGTCACTGCCTTCTATGCCGGTTACTCCGACGACCTCGGCCCGCGCCACTACATCGAGGCGATGAAAAAGGCGCCCGGCGGGGTGAACCGCACCCTCACCGCGGACGAAACCGCCCTCCTCCAGGCCGAACTCCGCACCCGCCCGCCCCCGGCGATCTACAGCGGCACCGGCTACCGTGCAGTCGGCAACGAGAAAGAGGGGCAAAAGGCCCTCGACGCCACCATAGGCTTCCGGTTCATGGGCCAGCGGTTCGTTCCCGACTCGTACGTCTTTTCTGGGCTGGTCTCGCCCTACACCGGCGCCTTCACCGGGACCGGTGCGCCGTTCACCCTTGTACAGGGCGAGCGGGCGATCCCGACCGGCCTCGACCTCATGTCCCTCCTCGGATCAGAGCGGGCCGCCGCCCTCCTGGACGCGGGCGGGGACAGCCGGTACCTCCACTATGACGAGGTCTATGGGAGGCTGGAGGGGGAGTTTGCCGCCGTGAACGAGAGCGGGTGGAACAGGAACCTCTACTGGGGCTGGCTCTATACCCTCCGCCCGCTCCTCGCCACCTTCGGGGACGGCTACCCGGCCTTCATGCAGACCCCTGCATGGCAGGAGAAGGAACTGACCACCGCCCTTGCCTCGTGGACCGAGCTGCGCCACGACACGATCCTCTATGCGAAGCAGAGTTACACCTTCGGCCGGGCGATCTCGGTCAAACCTGAGGAGCAGGCGGTCCCGGGGTATGTGGAGCCGGTGCCTGAGTTCTACACCCGTCTCCACGCCCTCACCGCGATGACGCGGGAAGGGCTTGCCTCCCTCGAAGCCCTCGATCCGGTCTCGGAGCGGCGCCTGCAGACGCTCGATGTGGCCCTCGATCGCCTCGCCGCCATCTCGGTGCAGGAGCTGGAGGGCAGCCCCCTCACCGCCGCCGATCACGCCTTCATCAGGGGTGTCGGCAGTCTCCTCGACGGCACCCTGACCGGCGTCGACGACCGGGCAAAGACGACGGCGATCGTGGCCGACGTCCACACCGATCCGTACCACGACCTCGTCCTGGAGGAGGGGGTGGGCTATACCGGCCTCGTCGTCGCCGCCTGTCCGGCGCCCGACGGGTCGGTCACCCTCGCCGCCGGCCCGGTCTTCTCGTACTACGAGTTCACCGTCCCCCTCTCGGGCCGCCTCACCGACGAGGTCTGGCAGGGGCGCCTCCGCCAGGACCCGCCGGCCCGCCCGTGGTGGACTGCCAGCCAATCTTGA
- a CDS encoding gamma carbonic anhydrase family protein: protein MNHNLRIGDEVFIAENATLVGDVTIGDRSGVWFGAVVRGDRDRIVIGAGSNIQDNATVHGSAGHPTIVGDMVSVGHGAIIHGCTISDEVLVGMGAIVMNGAVVGEGSIIGAGAVVTEGKVVPPGSVVLGVPGKIVRQVDEAGREGIRENARVYIEMAGRYRRG from the coding sequence ATGAACCACAATCTGCGCATCGGCGATGAGGTCTTCATTGCGGAAAACGCCACGCTCGTCGGGGACGTCACCATCGGCGACAGATCCGGCGTCTGGTTCGGCGCCGTGGTGCGGGGCGACCGCGACCGGATCGTCATCGGCGCCGGCTCCAACATCCAGGACAACGCCACCGTCCACGGCTCTGCCGGCCACCCGACGATCGTCGGGGATATGGTCTCGGTCGGGCACGGGGCGATCATCCACGGCTGCACCATCTCCGACGAGGTGCTCGTCGGCATGGGAGCGATCGTGATGAACGGGGCGGTCGTCGGCGAGGGCTCGATCATCGGCGCAGGTGCGGTGGTCACCGAGGGGAAGGTCGTCCCGCCGGGTTCGGTGGTGCTCGGCGTCCCGGGCAAGATCGTCAGGCAGGTCGACGAGGCCGGGCGCGAAGGGATCAGGGAGAACGCCCGGGTCTATATCGAGATGGCCGGGAGGTACAGGCGTGGCTGA
- a CDS encoding nucleoside recognition domain-containing protein, which produces MTALSMDERWSLADAIAARTVRTGVFRRTLSDVLGDLTISPLTGIPVAFAVLYAFWSVFSSFAGDLVTDGFMVKLFDAHWLPWLQSVWPDPQSILYFLFVGDPAAENCFEVFGVLTSGLFVSIGVVLPAVFIFYLTMTVLEDSGYLPRLAVLADTLLHRIGLHGYAVVPMILGLGCNVPAITATRILETDKQRFMMMTLIAIFIPCGAQLGIMLAVIPEFVGLVILTLLVGFALFGFAFNRLLPGENPEILIDVPPYRRPMLENVSRKMKIRTMGFLREAIPFVLLGVLLVNVLYLLGVIGWLSSALAPLFVLWFGVPPETVGPLVAAFLRKDLAVAQLSTIPMTAYQMFASVILVSIYFPCVATFVMLLKEGWKFLGGAMLALMIVVFLYGGLIHLAGMLLGVA; this is translated from the coding sequence ATGACCGCACTTTCCATGGACGAGCGCTGGAGCCTTGCCGACGCCATCGCCGCCCGGACCGTCAGGACCGGCGTGTTCAGAAGGACGCTCTCCGACGTCCTCGGCGACCTCACGATCAGCCCGCTGACCGGGATCCCGGTCGCTTTTGCGGTGCTTTATGCGTTCTGGAGCGTATTTTCATCCTTCGCCGGCGACCTGGTCACCGACGGTTTCATGGTCAAACTCTTCGATGCCCACTGGCTCCCCTGGCTCCAGAGCGTCTGGCCAGACCCGCAAAGCATCCTCTACTTCCTCTTCGTCGGGGATCCGGCGGCCGAGAACTGTTTCGAGGTGTTCGGCGTCCTGACCTCCGGGCTTTTCGTCTCCATCGGCGTCGTCCTCCCGGCGGTCTTCATCTTCTATCTCACGATGACCGTGCTGGAGGACTCGGGCTACCTTCCCCGCCTTGCCGTCCTGGCCGACACCCTCCTCCACCGGATCGGCCTCCACGGCTATGCGGTCGTCCCGATGATCCTGGGGCTCGGGTGCAATGTCCCGGCGATCACGGCGACGCGGATCCTGGAGACGGACAAACAGCGGTTCATGATGATGACGCTGATTGCGATCTTCATCCCCTGCGGGGCGCAGCTCGGGATCATGCTCGCCGTGATCCCGGAATTCGTCGGACTGGTGATCCTCACCCTGCTCGTCGGTTTCGCCCTTTTCGGGTTCGCCTTCAACCGGCTCCTCCCGGGCGAAAACCCCGAGATCCTCATCGATGTCCCGCCGTACCGCCGGCCGATGCTGGAGAACGTATCCCGCAAAATGAAGATCAGGACGATGGGCTTCCTGCGCGAGGCCATTCCCTTCGTGCTGCTCGGCGTCCTGCTGGTCAATGTCCTCTACCTTCTCGGCGTGATCGGCTGGCTGAGCAGCGCCCTTGCACCGCTCTTTGTCCTGTGGTTCGGGGTGCCGCCGGAGACCGTCGGTCCTCTGGTCGCCGCCTTCCTGAGAAAGGACCTTGCCGTCGCCCAGCTCTCGACGATCCCGATGACGGCGTACCAGATGTTCGCCTCGGTGATCCTGGTCTCGATCTACTTCCCGTGCGTGGCGACCTTCGTGATGCTGCTCAAAGAGGGCTGGAAGTTCCTCGGCGGGGCGATGCTTGCCCTGATGATCGTGGTCTTCCTCTACGGGGGGCTGATCCATCTCGCCGGCATGCTCCTGGGGGTGGCCTGA
- a CDS encoding DUF116 domain-containing protein, protein MFLDSPLWTQAMFLIGEVTVFLILGMFVASLALIFIMTLSIQRGKVYFPRLIKSGMVFLEGMVRGICKFFGFEDQDLIKFSIRLHNTMNLKQFEEIPVEKRAIYLPQCLRSAACPAHLTPEGLVCRRCGRCDIGREIDSYEAMGYRVFIAPGSTLIKRMMKKYRPEAIVGVGCLMEIKEGLELCDRAGVVGMGVVTLKDGCVETLLDWHELRDIAVIGLPDSR, encoded by the coding sequence ATGTTCCTCGACTCCCCGCTCTGGACGCAGGCGATGTTCCTCATCGGCGAGGTGACGGTCTTTTTGATCCTCGGCATGTTCGTCGCATCCCTCGCCCTCATCTTCATCATGACGCTCTCCATCCAGCGGGGGAAAGTCTATTTTCCGCGGCTCATCAAGAGCGGGATGGTCTTCCTCGAAGGGATGGTCAGGGGGATCTGCAAGTTCTTCGGGTTTGAAGACCAGGACCTCATCAAGTTCTCGATCCGGCTGCACAACACGATGAACTTGAAGCAGTTCGAGGAGATCCCGGTCGAAAAGCGGGCGATATACCTGCCCCAGTGCCTGCGGTCGGCCGCGTGCCCGGCGCACCTCACCCCCGAGGGGCTCGTCTGCCGCCGCTGCGGCCGGTGCGATATCGGCCGGGAGATCGATAGTTATGAGGCGATGGGATACCGCGTCTTCATCGCTCCTGGCTCCACCCTGATCAAGAGAATGATGAAAAAATACCGGCCCGAGGCGATCGTCGGCGTCGGATGCCTGATGGAGATAAAAGAGGGGCTCGAACTCTGCGACCGCGCCGGTGTTGTCGGGATGGGGGTCGTCACCCTGAAGGACGGGTGCGTCGAGACCCTCCTCGACTGGCACGAACTGCGGGATATCGCGGTTATTGGTTTGCCTGATTCCCGATGA
- a CDS encoding tRNA (guanine(10)-N(2))-dimethyltransferase, whose product MERLPVTEGKTTFFAPVQDEGAAFPPGSAPIFYNRKMEANRDGTVLFLAAVRPSDYLDAMGATGVRGLRVAHETGIAVTINDIDPAAAAEIRANAGQIEGAIEVTCSDANALMSTRRFDAVDLDPFGTPAPFVDASCRSAKRFLFVTATDTAPLCGAHLKAGMRRYFARPMNTEYHGEVGLRILLGFVAREMIKYDRGIEPLFCFAHEHFVRLHLRTRPRVKNADQALDRIGYVMQCTGCFYREERAGLLSESGVCPCCGTALRPIGPLWLGAVNDPETLLAMEALLPEMALGTASYLGRLLPVLRDELPTSTFYDYHRIAKALRASPPAIDIVLERLRADGYLATRTHYEGTGIRTDAPLATIEAAISGPA is encoded by the coding sequence ATGGAGCGCCTGCCGGTCACCGAGGGGAAGACAACATTTTTTGCACCTGTTCAGGATGAGGGAGCGGCATTTCCACCGGGATCGGCCCCGATCTTCTACAACCGGAAGATGGAGGCGAACCGGGACGGGACGGTGCTCTTCCTCGCCGCCGTGCGCCCTTCAGACTACCTCGACGCGATGGGGGCGACCGGGGTGCGGGGGCTGCGGGTCGCTCACGAGACCGGGATCGCCGTGACGATCAACGACATCGACCCGGCGGCGGCGGCCGAGATCCGGGCGAACGCCGGGCAGATCGAAGGGGCGATCGAGGTGACCTGCTCTGACGCCAACGCCCTGATGAGCACCAGGCGTTTCGACGCCGTGGACCTCGACCCCTTCGGGACGCCCGCGCCCTTCGTGGACGCCTCGTGCCGGAGCGCGAAGCGGTTTCTCTTTGTCACGGCGACCGACACCGCCCCGCTCTGCGGCGCCCACTTAAAGGCCGGGATGCGCCGCTACTTCGCCCGCCCGATGAACACGGAGTACCACGGCGAGGTCGGGCTGCGCATCCTCCTCGGTTTCGTGGCGCGGGAGATGATCAAGTACGACCGCGGCATCGAACCGCTCTTCTGCTTTGCCCACGAGCACTTCGTCCGCCTCCACCTCAGGACGCGCCCGCGGGTGAAGAACGCCGACCAGGCACTCGACCGGATCGGCTACGTGATGCAGTGCACCGGCTGCTTCTACCGGGAGGAGAGGGCCGGGCTCCTTTCTGAATCCGGCGTCTGCCCCTGCTGCGGCACGGCCCTGCGACCGATCGGCCCCCTCTGGCTCGGGGCGGTGAACGACCCCGAGACCCTTCTGGCGATGGAGGCGCTGCTCCCGGAGATGGCGCTCGGCACGGCGTCGTACCTGGGGCGGCTGCTGCCCGTCCTCAGGGACGAACTCCCCACCTCGACCTTCTATGACTACCACCGGATCGCAAAGGCGCTCAGGGCCTCGCCGCCGGCGATCGATATCGTGCTGGAGCGCCTCCGCGCCGATGGCTACCTGGCGACGCGGACGCATTACGAGGGCACCGGGATCAGGACCGACGCCCCGCTCGCGACGATCGAGGCGGCGATCAGCGGCCCTGCTTGA
- a CDS encoding CoB--CoM heterodisulfide reductase iron-sulfur subunit A family protein yields the protein MAEVVVVGGGIAGIQAALDIAQHGVRVHLVEKEPTIGGHMAMLDKTFPTNDCSMCILSPKMVEVERHPLITVHTCTEVTGVEGEVGDFTVRMRRYPRYVDEERCNGCGDCTEVCPVEVYNRFDAGIGVRKAIYRPMPQSVPNITIRDAEHCIDCGLCYEACGREAVLHDDEDREEEFSVKAASLVITTGYGTFDPRKKGNLRYLSIPDVITSLEFERMINASGPTAGEMRRLSDGTLPESVVFLQCVGSRDMQVDRPYCSCVCCMAAVKNAILIREHHPEIAVTVLYIDLRAYGKGYEEYFNRAEEMGVRFLRGLPGEIAQKNGGIELQVENSETGEVETLHPGLVVLSVGMEPPAGMEELAERLGITLEKTGFVQTQDEKMNTVATIRPGIYVAGTAVAPKDIPDSVAMGGAAAMRAYTDALRAGP from the coding sequence GTGGCTGAGGTGGTCGTCGTCGGCGGCGGGATCGCCGGCATCCAGGCGGCGCTCGACATCGCGCAGCACGGTGTCCGGGTCCATCTCGTCGAGAAAGAACCGACGATCGGCGGGCACATGGCGATGCTCGACAAGACCTTCCCGACAAACGACTGCTCGATGTGCATCCTCTCCCCGAAGATGGTCGAGGTGGAGCGCCACCCCCTGATCACCGTCCACACCTGCACCGAGGTGACCGGGGTCGAGGGCGAGGTCGGCGACTTCACGGTCAGGATGCGCCGCTACCCCAGGTACGTGGACGAGGAGCGGTGCAACGGCTGCGGCGACTGCACCGAGGTCTGCCCGGTCGAGGTCTACAACCGTTTCGACGCCGGGATCGGGGTGAGAAAGGCGATCTACCGCCCGATGCCCCAGTCGGTCCCGAATATCACGATCAGGGATGCAGAGCACTGCATCGACTGCGGGCTCTGCTACGAGGCCTGCGGCCGCGAGGCCGTCCTCCACGACGATGAGGACCGTGAAGAGGAATTCAGCGTGAAAGCGGCGAGCCTCGTGATCACCACCGGCTACGGCACCTTCGACCCGCGAAAGAAGGGAAACCTCAGGTACCTCAGCATTCCCGACGTGATCACCAGCCTGGAGTTCGAGCGGATGATCAACGCGAGCGGCCCGACGGCCGGGGAGATGAGGCGCCTCTCCGACGGCACCCTCCCGGAAAGCGTCGTCTTCCTCCAGTGCGTCGGCTCGCGGGACATGCAGGTCGACCGGCCGTACTGCTCCTGCGTCTGCTGCATGGCGGCGGTGAAAAACGCGATCCTGATCAGGGAGCACCACCCCGAGATCGCCGTGACGGTGCTGTACATCGACCTCAGGGCCTATGGCAAGGGCTACGAGGAATACTTCAACCGCGCCGAGGAGATGGGCGTCCGCTTCCTGCGCGGGCTGCCCGGCGAGATCGCGCAGAAGAACGGCGGCATCGAGTTGCAGGTGGAGAACTCGGAGACCGGCGAGGTGGAGACCCTCCACCCGGGCCTCGTCGTCCTCTCGGTCGGGATGGAGCCGCCGGCAGGGATGGAGGAACTCGCCGAACGCCTCGGGATAACGCTTGAGAAGACCGGGTTCGTCCAGACGCAGGACGAGAAGATGAACACCGTGGCGACGATCAGGCCGGGGATCTACGTGGCCGGCACCGCGGTGGCGCCAAAGGATATCCCTGACTCCGTGGCGATGGGCGGGGCGGCGGCGATGCGGGCGTACACCGACGCCCTGCGGGCCGGTCCATGA